In the Hordeum vulgare subsp. vulgare chromosome 7H, MorexV3_pseudomolecules_assembly, whole genome shotgun sequence genome, one interval contains:
- the LOC123411864 gene encoding pentatricopeptide repeat-containing protein At3g22470, mitochondrial-like, with protein MRHLVAAAKPSRRRHSFFSLSSYHQLSTTTTSSTFSSHLCSFYDPAAQFLPSGSPRHLSLPTSLRRDSFLDLARILKSSLQCHLALRTLTSQTPPLHARFAAASRLAFLSPALRPFASLLLAALLPAASPHLLAWCASPGGAPYAALRLALHAFLAAGMPAEALVVLARIRSARKTPSLSAIATLLRLLFREGNVQAAWKVFVEMTAMGPRPSVAIFNAMILGLCHRGLVPVAAGLLGVMWRFHVIPDACSYNILIKGHCVFGQAGNAFELFEKMHKSGCEPTVVTYNILVNVWCRVGNMVEARRLFDEMVAVGVEANTITFNVLIDGYAKTGQMDEADAAYREMKERGLLPDCCTFNILSAGAYKFGKAVHLAHEQQELYEMFGSQVSADNIDMMICRLCWDGRLDDARQLVCCAIEQGAPVSVAGFNALIAAYSKEGFEEEALELYKLMKEIGLAPLSSTFNYLILGLCNQGRLDDAQLLLEHMISKGYSVGTSFTVYMDSCFRSGNVEGALKCWDDMLKVGVQPDFIAFSAYISGLCRFDHVNEAYRAFVEMERRGLVPNNITYNSLISAFCRVGHVTEALKLEQKMRQSGLVPDVFTSNILIDGFCREGRLDIVNNRFLDMLSSGLTPDVVTYNTIINAYCRAKDMNGAMIFMNKMLADGCDPDIFTYNIWIHSLCNNHSMNRAARMLDELVAIGFTPNSVTYNTLMDGICSDVLDRAMILTGKLIKMAFQPNTITLNVFFSHFCKQGLGRRALVWAEKLREGSVAFDDTTMNILDWASKEMEDDLQGRVADIDKCMFLEFLMLITYNTMSNNRSPKFRHVPVIDPAGSDTIEVLDTG; from the coding sequence ATGCGCCACCTCgtcgcggcggcgaaaccatcccGGCGACGgcattccttcttctccttatcctcctaccACCAACTCTCCACCACGACCACCAGCAGCACCTTTTCCTCCCATCTCTGCTCCTTCTACGACCCCGCGGCGCAGTTCCTTCCCTCCGGCTCTCCCCGGCACCTCTCCCTCCCAACCTCCCTCCGCCGCGACTCCTTCCTCGACCTCGCGCGCATCCTCAAGTCCTCCCTGCAATGCCACCTGGCTCTCCGCACCCTCACCTCCCAGACCCCCCCGCTCCATGCCCgcttcgccgccgcctcccgcctCGCCTTCTTGTCCCCGGCACTGCGCCCCTTCGCatccctcctcctcgccgccctcCTACCGGCCGCCTCGCCGCATCTCCTcgcctggtgcgcctccccaggcGGCGCTCCATACGCCGCCCTCCGCCTCGCGCTCCACGCCTTTCTGGCCGCCGGCATGCCGGCTGAGGCGCTCGTCGTCCTCGCACGCATCCGCAGCGCCCGGAAAACGCCCAGCCTCTCGGCGATCGCGACGCTGCTGCGCCTGCTGTTCCGCGAGGGCAATGTCCAGGCCGCGTGGAAGGTGTTCGTGGAAATGACCGCGATGGGGCCACGGCCGAGCGTCGCCATCTTCAACGCCATGATCCTAGGGTTATGCCACAGGGGACTAGTCCCTGTAGCTGCGGGATTGCTTGGTGTCATGTGGAGGTTCCATGTTATCCCTGACGCGTGCAGCTATAACATCCTCATCAAGGGACATTGTGTATTTGGGCAGGCAGGGAATGCTTTTGAGCTGTTTGAAAAAATGCACAAGTCAGGGTGCGAGCCTACTGTTGTGACGTATAACATTTTGGTGAATGTATGGTGTCGTGTTGGGAATATGGTGGAGGCAAGGAGGctgttcgatgagatggtggcggTGGGGGTCGAAGCAAATACAATCACCTTCAATGTTTTAATCGATGGGTATGCAAAGACCGGGCAGATGGACGAGGCTGATGCCGCCTACAGAGAGATGAAGGAGAGGGGATTGCTGCCAGATTGCTGCACTTTCAACATTCTTTCTGCTGGAGCATACAAGTTTGGGAAGGCCGTGCACTTGGCACATGAGCAGCAGGAGCTGTATGAAATGTTTGGTTCACAGGTATCAGCAGACAATATAGATATGATGATCTGTCGGCTTTGTTGGGATGGACGATTGGATGATGCCCGGCAGCTTGTGTGTTGTGCAATCGAGCAGGGTGCTCCAGTGAGTGTTGCAGGATTTAATGCTTTGATTGCTGCATATAGCAAGGAGGGATTTGAAGAAGAAGCTctcgagttatataaactcatgAAAGAGATAGGCCTTGCACCCTTATCCTCCACTTTCAATTACTTGATACTGGGTCTATGCAATCAAGGAAGACTAGATGATGCACAGCTTTTGCTAGAACATATGATTAGTAAGGGATATTCTGTTGGTACCTCATTTACAGTTTACATGGATTCATGCTTCAGGTCTGGTAATGTAGAAGGTGCCTTGAAATGCTGGGATGatatgttgaaagttggtgtgcAGCCTGATTTTATCGCTTTCTCAGCATATATCAGTGGCCTTTGCAGATTTGATCATGTAAATGAGGCTTATCGGGCATTTGTGGAGATGGAAAGAAGAGGTCTTGTTCCGAACAATATTACTTACAACTCTCTGATATCTGCGTTTTGTAGGGTTGGCCATGTGACCGAAGCACTGAAACTAGAGCAGAAGATGAGGCAGAGTGGTCTTGTTCCTGATGTTTTCACAAGCAACATTTTGATTGATGGTTTTTGCAGAGAAGGAAGGTTGGATATCGTGAATAACCGTTTCTTGGACATGCTCAGTAGTGGCTTAACTCCTGATGTAGTGACGTACAATACAATTATTAATGCATATTGCCGGGCCAAGGATATGAATGGTGCCATGATTTTCATGAACAAGATGCTTGCAGATGGCTGTGATCCAGATATTTTCACATATAATATTTGGATTCATAGCCTCTGCAACAACCATTCGATGAATCGAGCAGCGAGAATGCTGGATGAACTTGTTGCTATTGGTTTCACACCTAATTCAGTTACATACAACACACTGATGGATGGCATTTGCAGTGATGTCCTTGATCGAGCTATGATTCTCACCGGTAAACTGATTAAGATGGCTTTTCAACCCAACACCATCACACTTAATGTTTTCTTTTCTCATTTCTGTAAGCAAGGCCTTGGAAGGCGAGCCCTTGTGTGGGCGGAGAAGCTCAGAGAAGGTTCTGTTGCTTTTGATGACACAACAATGAATATACTTGACTGGGCTTCCAAGGAGATGGAGGATGACCTCCAGGGTAGAGTTGCTGATATTGACAAGTGTATGTTTCTCGAGTTCTTAATGCTCATAACGTACAACACTATGAGCAATAATAGATCCCCAAAGTTTAGACATGTGCCAGTTATTGATCCTGCTGGCAGCGATACAATCGAAGTTTTAGACACTGGGTAA